One stretch of Tribolium castaneum strain GA2 chromosome 5, icTriCast1.1, whole genome shotgun sequence DNA includes these proteins:
- the kto gene encoding mediator of RNA polymerase II transcription subunit 12 isoform X1, with translation MFNSSLLYEKRPLKKPKIGPPDVYPQEPKQKEDELTSVNVKHGFLTMTHLSDEFGTARNCNISASKVGDYFNDIIKRKEELSMLPDSGRKRQQINPKDNFWPATIRTKNAIELWFKDLAGNKPLMHLSKKAPNFNKKEEIFIMLCEYQVPMMRAAWFIKLSSAYTVAVSEAKIKKRQMPDPTTEWTGTMLKFLKEQILKLQDYYSQGEKPPQTPSLTQAATTETEQKLAMRHWIYCTQLLKYMYEEGLMDRQEVLTWILELLEKMRSQPSDDGILRLLMPLCLQYLDEFVQSELLSRRLAHLCCKKLGYMLNNVAENNLITSPQSETKTEQKDNEKEKKDVPVTNPMQSTLMEYQNCPHHRDIVLQLSTVIQTITLECPTALVWCGTGVGSVWHGSPLDLLPMVPSSLPMAARCDMNTYRKQLQFAEHCIRERSKRAEGRWCTEKWQNSSAGTITNRVLAALDALDRHRFDKMDSTNSLDTLYTKVFGGNSDQENSVVKLLCEWAVSPERTGEHRALAVAALLDRRQSDSATNGDQETAPGDDKDSNCSVPGGPPMFQQLLMKFLDSDAPVPAPDDCPQKKTAFSNLVHLFAELIRRDVFSHDAYMCTLISRGDLLGPEETTDVSTSHQSHHTKLEDHSHNMDFDDATIDHDLDKILQNIKEDQQNSMDVPDSPKEHDHGHHPHQSSIGHVPMETDHNDHKVKPSRHLLYTTHFPLYQDDPFSQHDCNQRHVLLYGVGKVRDEARHTVKKMSKEICKLFSKKFSIDVAEGGKVKKHSRNEFNFEATTQKCQSLSYFDQHLVTWQCSVTVIEMLNSFATGNSNYLPVQEHVAFLFDLMELALNIYGLIDVCIQILKELPEVETQLYNKNSVLTRNYTTSLSLYVVGVLRRYHCCLLLSPEQTSAVFEGLCKVVKHVSNPGDCSSAERCILAHLYDLYSSCSLLKSKPHTGEPFGNAYPKIRQALYTALQPTPSSNYVYNSGYMQEVFTNPRRGGRIESSWARPLNESANNRYSFVSNAVIYVCRETDNERLNDLAIMCAEMTACCNSLASEWLGVLLALCCPIAHPGYYTDVLAQLDIQDVSIHNALAVFTCILIARHCFSLEDFVGRVALPSLLKVKTLDNGSGAAEGGMRLTCHLLLRLFRTAEGPQPGLYSVGSPPLTAPRPPLGVRLSCDRHLLAAAHRNIHVGPVLAVLKAVLIVGDATAREGTELSISHILGTSDLMSGGDGPSLDLAVDMEVCGSRTAHRQSSTGNAESTASLSAFACHVLREICSQQWVLERCLSHPEELCDSDNLLDPLLSHSQAQRLLHMICYPDAGTSIEELDQKSMISRILENLEQWTLRMSWLDLQLMFRQFTPNSQELSQWLDTVAKAAIDVFQLNSSSSNSPKSDEKKPEIKNRAQNSIWLVAPLVSKLPSAVQGRVLKVAGQVLESGGWCKETKSKGRGGSDSQSLLSHQPFLTLVLTCLKGQEEGQREGLLSSLHQQLSQLVQLARDGNLQDICNNERTLDGLQLRFALVGGVFEAFQRNPSATTDWALLLVQLVTNGLIDLHTHSELFTTVIDMLATLIHSALATDSQDEGRKMYQNLMKKLKKEVGERHNASLQHVRQLLPLPRSVTEIIAVEPIGWVTDGKGNKISFDSLDKKHGFQVTDKQRVSSWDILEGMKNPAPLFWAWFGAVRLERKPLTGEDNHRLLKYHTHNLQRPPSHYLDPPPLPPEDLEPVPDKPLKDCDLKADTPSSVDQSPAAMGKGRGKGQRRPRKPKTVPGQLPVNPMGMNQPQMGQGQMPMQVPGPNPQMHNMGGYGQGPMPQQGQQYGNNQQQWYNQQQQQQGYYPPQMANVNRFERPQINQSKQALSNLLRSRHPLNMGPTAQTPQGPGPQANYGPMRSFPRQPMRQQHPGAIQQNQVKNMFPQQYGSMQAGMNQLYGNYGGTPNTMMPNNMQASQQMMQGSQPNMFAGQQQGFGQPRPPQPDYRGMAQNPRAQYMQQAPNVTMNANMNTMGGMGGQGGPAPPYSRQTPQGMQQGVQQPNQFQQQRMRQQMMAMQQQQQQQGGPQGNTSSLVAHLQRQMNPNPYQHQPPPYNM, from the exons ATGTTCAATAGCAGCCTTTTGTACGAAAAACGACCTTTGAAAAAGCCGAAAATCGGCCCTCCGGACGTTTACCCGCAAGAACCGAAGCAAAAAGAAGACGAGTTGACGAGTGTCAACGTTAAACATGGGTTCCTGACAATGACCCACTTAAGCGACGAATTTGGAACGGCCAGAAACTGCAATATTTCGGCAAGCAAAGTCGGGGATTATTTCAATGACATTATCAAACGCAAAGAGGAGTTGAGCATGTTGCCCGATTCCGGCAGGAAGCGGCAACAAATCAACCCCAAAGACAACTTCTGGCCCGCCACAATACGAACAAAAAATGCCATAGAACTCTGGTTTAAGGATCTAGCTGGGAACAAACCATTGATGCACTTGTCGAAAAAAGCGCCCAATTTCAACAAGAAAGAGGAGATTTTTATAATGCTGTGCGAGTATCAGGTGCCTATGATGCGGGCCGCCTGGTTTATCAAGTTGAGTTCGGCTTACACAGTTGCCGTGTCCGAggccaaaatcaaaaaacggcAAATGCCAGACCCGACTACAG AATGGACCGGAACGATGCTAAAATTCCTCAAAGAACAAATCCTCAAACTGCAAGACTATTACTCCCAAGGTGAAAAGCCCCCTCAAACCCCTTCTCTGACCCAGGCTGCGACCACCGAAACTGAGCAAAAACTCGCAATGCGTCATTGGATTTACTGCACACAGTTGCTCAAATACATGTATGAGGAGGGCCTCATGGACAGGCAAGAAGTCCTGACCTGGATTCTcgaacttttggaaaaaatgaggTCACAACCGTCCGATGACGGCATTTTGCGCCTTTTGATGCCTTTATGTTTGCAATATTTGGACGAATTCGTCCAATCTGAGTTGTTATCGCGACGTTTGGCGCATTTGTGTTGCAAAAAACTTGGCTACATGTTGAATAACGTCGCGGAAAATAATCTAATCACCTCGCCCCAAAGTGAGACAAAGACGGAGCAAAAAGACAACGAAAAGGAAAAGAAGGATGTGCCGGTGACCAATCCCATGCAAAGCACGCTCATGGAGTACCAAAATTGCCCACATCATCGGGATATTG TGTTACAGCTGAGCACTGTTATTCAAACTATAACTCTTGAATGCCCGACGGCCCTAGTCTGGTGTGGTACTGGCGTTGGTAGTGTTTGGCACGGGTCTCCCCTAGATTTACTACCAATGGTACCATCGTCACTCCCGATGGCGGCGCGCTGCGACATGAACACCTACCGGAAACAATTGCAATTTGCCGAACATTGCATAAGAGAAAGGAGCAAAAGGGCCGAAGGCCGCTGGTGTACggaaaaatggcaaaattcGTCGGCCG GAACAATCACAAATCGTGTGTTGGCCGCGTTGGACGCCCTCGACCGCCACCGCTTCGACAAAATGGACTCGACCAACTCCCTTGACACTCTCTACACCAAGGTTTTTGGCGGTAACAGTGACCAGGAAAATTCCGTAGTAAAGTTATTATGTGAGTGGGCCGTTTCGCCCGAACGCACAGGTGAACACCGGGCCTTGGCGGTGGCGGCGCTTCTGGACCGCCGCCAGTCCGATTCGGCCACAAACGGGGACCAGGAAACCGCCCCCGGGGACGATAAAGACTCGAATTGTTCCGTACCAGGGGGGCCTCCAATGTTCCAACAACTGTTGATGAAGTTTTTGGATAGTGACGCTCCAGTGCCGGCACCTGATGACTGTCCGCAGAAAAAAACCGCCTTTTCGAATTTAGTTCATCTGTTTGCTGAGTTGATAAGGAGAGACGTTTTCTCACATGATGCCTACATGTGTACGTTGATTTCGAGGGGCGATTTGCTGGGGCCCGAGGAAACCACCGATGTGAGCACAAGCCACCAGTCACATCACACGAAATTAGAG GACCATTCGCACAATATGGATTTTGACGACGCGACAATTGACCACGACTTGGACAAAATCCTGCAGAACATTAAAGAGGACCAACAAAACTCCATGGACGTGCCTGACAGCCCCAAAGAGCACGACCATGGGCACCACCCGCACCAATCGTCCATCGGCCATGTGCCCATGGAGACGGACCACAATGACCATAAAGTCAAGCCTTCACGCCACCTTCTCTACACCACCCATTTCCCCTTGTACCAAGACGACCCATTCTCCCAGCACGATTGCAACCAACGACACGTCCTCCTCTATGGAGTGGGTAAAGTCCGAGACGAGGCGCGACACACAGTTAAGAAAATGTCAAAGGAAATTTGTAAACTTTTCTCGAAGAAATTCAGTATAGACGTGGCCGAAGGCGGCAAAGTTAAGAAACACTCGCgcaatgaatttaatttcgaaGCTACCACACAAAAATGTCAAAGTTTGAGCTACTTTGACCAGCATTTGGTCACATGGCAGTGCAGTGTGACTGTTATCGAAATGTTGAATTCTTTCGCCACCGGTAACTCGAATTATCTACCGGTCCAGGAACATGTAGCGTTTCTCTTCGATTTAATGGAGTTGGCGTTAAATATTTACGGTCTGATTGATGTTTGCATCCAGATCTTGAAAGAACTCCCAGAGGTTGAGACCCaattgtataataaaaattcagtCCTGACCCGAAACTACACAACTTCTTTGAGTCTCTACGTTGTGGGGGTCTTGCGACGATATCATTGTTGTTTGTTGT TATCACCGGAACAAACCTCTGCCGTTTTTGAAGGGCTTTGCAAGGTGGTTAAACACGTGAGCAATCCAGGCGATTGTAGTTCGGCTGAACGGTGCATTCTGGCCCACTTGTACGATCTTTACTCGTCTTGTAGTCTTTTAAAATCGAAGCCTCACACCGGGGAACCGTTCGGGAATGCGTACCCAAAGATCCGGCAGGCTTTATACACTGCCTTGCAGCCGACGCCGAGTAGTAATTATGTGTACAACTCAGGTTATATGCAGGAGGTTTTTACCAATCCGAGGCGAGGTGGCCGAATTGAGAGCTCGTGGGCGAGGCCGTTGAACGAAAGCGCAAATAACAG ATATTCATTTGTTAGTAATGCGGTTATCTACGTTTGTCGCGAAACAGACAACGAAAGGTTGAACGATTTGGCAATAATGTGTGCCGAAATGACGGCTTGTTGTAACTCATTGGCATCGGAATGGCTGGGTGTTTTATTGGCCCTATGTTGCCCTATTGCCCATCCTGGGTACTACACCGACGTGTTGGCGCAGCTTGACATACAa gaCGTGAGCATACACAACGCTTTGGCCGTTTTTACGTGTATTTTAATCGCGAGACATTGTTTCTCGCTGGAGGATTTCGTAGGCAGGGTTGCTTTACCCAGCCTATTGAAG GTGAAAACGTTGGATAATGGGAGTGGCGCTGCCGAGGGCGGCATGCGCCTCACATGCCACCTCCTCCTGCGACTTTTCCGCACAGCTGAGGGCCCCCAGCCTGGCTTGTATTCCGTCGGTTCGCCGCCTTTGACAGCCCCCAGGCCTCCGCTGGGAGTGCGTCTCAGCTGCGACCGTCATTTGCTAGCCGCAGCGCACCGTAATATTCACGTGGGGCCCGTTTTAGCAGTTCTGAAGGCTGTTTTAATCGTTGGGGACGCCACAGCTCGTGAAGGCACCGAACTCAGCATTTCACATATCTTGGGGACCAGTGATTTGATGAGTGGGGGCGATGGTCCGTCCTTAGACCTGGC GGTAGACATGGAGGTCTGCGGCTCCAGGACGGCCCATAG ACAATCAAGCACCGGTAACGCCGAAAGCACGGCCTCCTTATCAGCCTTCGCCTGTCACGTATTGCGTGAAATTTGCTCCCAACAGTGGGTCCTGGAGCGCTGTCTCTCCCATCCGGAGGAACTTTGCGACTCTGATAATCTCCTAGACCCGCTTTTGTCGCATTCGCAAGCTCAAAGACTGCTTCATATGATCTGTTACCCCGATGCTGGGACCAGTATCGAAGAATTGGATCAGAAAAGTATGATAAGTcggattttagaaaatttggaACAGTGGACATTGCGTATGTCGTGGCTCGACTTGCAATTAATGTTCCGACAGTTCACTCCCAACTCTCAGGAGTTGTCTCAATGGCTGGATACGGTAGCTAAAGCCGCTATTGACGTGTTCCAATTAAACTCGTCTTCGTCGAATTCGCCCAAATCCGACGAGAAAAAACCGGAAATTAAAAATCGGGCGCAGAATTCCATTTGGTTGGTGGCGCCTCTCGTGTCGAAACTGCCAAGTGCGGTTCAAGGTCGGGTCCTTAAAGTGGCCGGTCAGGTGCTTGAAAGTGGGGGTTGGTGCAAGGAAACTAAGAGTAAAGGACGTGGAGGGAGTGATAGTCAGAGTCTTTTGAGTCATCAGCCCTTCCTGACTTTGGTTCTGACCTGTTTGAAGGGTCAGGAGGAGGGCCAAAGGGAAGGTCTCTTGTCCAGTCTCCACCAGCAGTTATCACAGTTGGTGCAGCTGGCACGTGACGGCAATTTGCAAGACATTTGCAACAATGAACGCACCCTTGATGGGTTACAATTGCGCTTTGCGCTGGTAGGTGGCGTGTTTGAGGCGTTCCAGAGGAACCCATCAGCGACCACCGATTGGGCGTTGCTTTTGGTACAGTTGGTAACCAATGGATTGATTGATTTGCACACGCATAGCGAGTTGTTTACCACTGTTATCGACATGTTGGCAACATTGATTCATTCGGCGCTGGCGACTGATAGTCAG GATGAGGGCCGGAAAATGTATCAgaatttgatgaaaaaattgaaaaaggaAGTGGGTGAGAGACATAACGCCTCGTTACAACATGTGAGACAACTGCTTCCGTTACCGCGGAGCGTAACCGAAATAATTGCGGTTGAACCGATCGGTTGGGTCACCGATGGCAAAGGGAATAAGATCAGTTTCGACAGTTTGGATAAGAAACACGGTTTTCAG GTGACTGATAAGCAACGCGTGAGCAGTTGGGACATCCTCGAGGGTATGAAAAACCCAGCCCCCTTGTTCTGGGCCTGGTTCGGGGCAGTCCGCCTTGAACGCAAGCCCCTGACCGGGGAAGACAACCATCGCCTCCTCAAATACCACACTCACAACCTCCAGCGGCCCCCATCGCACTACTTGGACCCTCCGCCACTCCCACCAGAGGATTTGGAGCCCGTCCCCGACAAGCCG CTAAAGGACTGTGACCTGAAGGCGGACACTCCCTCCTCGGTGGACCAGAGCCCAGCTGCGATGGGCAAAGGCCGTGGTAAAGGTCAGCGACGTCCCCGCAAACCCAAAACCGTCCCAGGACAACTTCCCGTCAATCCCATGGGCATGAACCAGCCCCAGATGGGTCAAGGACAAATGCCCATGCAAGTGCCCGGACCCAACCCACAAATGCACAATATGGGCGGCTACGGACAGGGGCCCATGCCGCAGCAAGGCCAACAGTATGGTAATAACCAACAGCAATGGTACAACCAACAACAGCAACAGCAGGGCTATTACCCGCCTCAAATGGCCAACG TTAACCGCTTCGAAAGGCCGCAGATTAATCAATCCAAGCAAGCGCTTTCTAATTTGCTGCGTTCGCGGCATCCCCTGAACATGGGGCCCACTGCACAAACCCCGCAAGGGCCGGGGCCCCAAGCTAACTACGGGCCCATGAGGAGCTTCCCGAGACAGCCAATGCGGCAACAACACCCAGGGGCGATCCAGCAGAACCAGGTAAAG AACATGTTCCCGCAGCAGTACGGCTCCATGCAAGCCGGCATGAACCAGCTGTATGGCAACTACGGGGGCACACCCAACACCATGATGCCCAACAACATGCAGGCGAGTCAGCAGATGATGCAGGGCTCGCAGCCGAACATGTTCGCCGGTCAGCAGCAAGGGTTCGGGCAGCCGAGGCCCCCACAGCCCGACTATCGCGGCATGGCCCAAAACCCCCGGGCTCAGTACATGCAACAAGCGCCAAACGTGACAATGAACGCCAATATGAACACGATGGGCGGGATGGGGGGCCAAGGGGGCCCAGCACCGCCCTACTCGAGACAAACCCCGCAAGGGATGCAACAAGGGGTGCAGCAACCCAACCAGTTCCAGCAACAGAGGATGAGACAGCAGATGATGGCCATGCAACAACAACAGCAACAACAAGGGGGGCCACAAGGAAATACGTCCTCGTTAGTGGCGCATTTGCAGAGGCAGATGAATCCTAACCCGTACCAGCATCAGCCCCCACCGTATAATATGTAA